The following coding sequences lie in one Methanothermobacter sp. MT-2 genomic window:
- a CDS encoding F420-dependent methylene-5,6,7,8-tetrahydromethanopterin dehydrogenase, with protein MVAKIGVLKCGNLGTSPVIDLVLDERADRPNVEIRVMGSGTKMNPDDIEFVVPKMLELDRDFVIFISPNPGAPGPARARELLSEADVPAMIVGDSPGLRVKDEIEEQGLGYIIVKADSMIGARREFLDPTEMAAFNADLMKVLALTGAYRVVHDTLDAMIAEVEAGKEVTLPQVVITRDVAVEAAGFQNPYAKAKAMAAYEIATKVADIDVEGCFMVQDPEKYIPIVASAHEMMSTAARLAEEAREIEKSNDTVKRTPHGKEGETLSKAKLLEKPS; from the coding sequence ATGGTTGCAAAGATCGGTGTACTAAAATGTGGAAACCTTGGGACATCCCCAGTGATTGACCTAGTACTTGATGAAAGAGCTGACAGACCAAACGTCGAGATACGTGTCATGGGATCAGGAACAAAAATGAATCCTGATGATATCGAATTCGTAGTCCCCAAAATGCTAGAACTAGACAGAGACTTTGTCATATTCATAAGCCCAAACCCAGGGGCACCAGGACCTGCAAGGGCAAGAGAACTGCTATCTGAAGCCGACGTACCCGCAATGATAGTGGGAGATTCCCCAGGTCTCCGCGTGAAAGACGAAATCGAAGAACAAGGCCTTGGCTACATTATAGTCAAAGCAGACTCCATGATAGGTGCAAGAAGAGAATTCCTAGACCCAACTGAAATGGCAGCATTCAACGCAGACCTAATGAAAGTACTCGCATTAACAGGCGCATACAGAGTAGTCCATGACACACTAGACGCCATGATAGCCGAAGTAGAAGCTGGAAAAGAAGTTACACTACCACAAGTTGTAATCACAAGAGACGTTGCAGTCGAAGCCGCAGGCTTCCAAAACCCATATGCAAAGGCAAAGGCCATGGCAGCATATGAAATCGCGACAAAAGTCGCTGACATCGACGTTGAAGGATGCTTCATGGTACAAGACCCAGAAAAATACATACCAATAGTAGCATCCGCACACGAAATGATGTCAACAGCCGCAAGACTAGCAGAAGAAGCAAGAGAAATAGAAAAATCCAACGACACAGTGAAGAGAACACCTCACGGAAAAGAAGGAGAAACACTATCCAAGGCAAAATTGCTTGAAAAACCATCATAA
- a CDS encoding cobyrinic acid a,c-diamide synthase, which produces MRVVLAGSGSAVGKTTISTGIMKALSSEGVQPFKVGPDYIDPSYHTMATGNPSRNLDSFFMSEGQIREAFIRGMEISNARMGVIEGVRGLYEGISSVGDVGSTASIAKALNAPVVLIINSRSLVKSAAALVLGFKTLDPKVKIEGVILNQVKNRRHYLKAKKAIEKLSYTRVIGGIPRREDLKVEQRHLGLVPTVERENLKFAIEKWGNVVEEYIDLDELKNIMKDSGKIKGERETLWQTKNRKKVKIGIAYDEAFNFYYIENLEALEDNKANLYYFSPIHDEEIPDVDGIYIGGGYPEIFAEKLEKNASMKNSIRRFHEDEKPIFGECGGLLYLSRSLDGHEMCNIFPYRASMTRKVQGLSYVIAKSERNNIISPRAEIFKGHEFHYSNIHVTDNPRFAFKIQRGKGIKDGMDGLISKKTLASYIHIHAASCPTFAATLTSNALEQ; this is translated from the coding sequence ATGAGAGTTGTGCTTGCAGGTAGTGGCAGTGCTGTTGGTAAAACCACCATTTCTACTGGCATAATGAAGGCGTTATCCAGTGAAGGTGTGCAACCATTCAAGGTAGGCCCAGATTATATAGACCCGTCGTATCATACAATGGCCACGGGTAATCCTTCACGTAATCTTGACTCCTTTTTCATGTCGGAGGGGCAGATTAGGGAAGCATTTATAAGGGGCATGGAGATTTCTAATGCTCGTATGGGTGTTATAGAGGGGGTTAGAGGATTATATGAGGGTATAAGCTCAGTTGGTGATGTTGGGAGCACTGCATCGATAGCAAAGGCTTTAAACGCTCCAGTAGTGTTGATAATTAATTCTAGGAGTCTTGTAAAGAGTGCAGCTGCACTAGTACTCGGTTTCAAAACATTAGATCCAAAGGTCAAAATCGAGGGAGTAATCCTAAATCAAGTGAAAAATAGAAGACATTACCTTAAAGCAAAAAAAGCCATTGAAAAACTCTCATACACGAGAGTGATCGGGGGAATACCTAGAAGGGAGGATTTAAAGGTTGAGCAGAGACATTTGGGTTTGGTTCCTACGGTGGAACGTGAAAATTTAAAATTTGCCATAGAAAAATGGGGCAATGTAGTGGAAGAATATATTGACCTTGATGAACTCAAAAATATAATGAAAGACAGCGGCAAAATAAAAGGTGAAAGAGAAACCCTCTGGCAAACAAAAAACCGTAAAAAGGTTAAGATAGGGATAGCATATGATGAAGCATTCAACTTCTATTACATAGAAAATCTCGAGGCTCTAGAAGACAACAAGGCCAATTTATATTATTTCAGCCCAATACACGATGAAGAGATCCCTGATGTCGACGGAATTTATATCGGTGGAGGGTACCCTGAAATCTTCGCAGAAAAACTCGAAAAAAATGCTTCAATGAAGAATTCCATCAGAAGATTCCATGAAGATGAAAAACCAATATTCGGTGAATGTGGAGGCCTATTATACCTTTCAAGATCTCTAGATGGACATGAAATGTGCAACATATTCCCTTATAGGGCTTCCATGACAAGGAAGGTCCAAGGTTTAAGTTATGTCATAGCAAAATCAGAAAGAAATAATATAATTTCTCCAAGAGCCGAGATTTTCAAGGGACATGAGTTCCATTATTCAAACATACATGTCACAGATAATCCACGATTCGCCTTCAAAATACAGAGAGGAAAAGGTATAAAAGATGGAATGGATGGTCTCATCTCTAAAAAAACCCTTGCAAGTTATATTCACATACATGCAGCTTCATGTCCCACATTCGCAGCGACACTAACATCCAATGCACTAGAACAATAA